One window of Phoenix dactylifera cultivar Barhee BC4 chromosome 5, palm_55x_up_171113_PBpolish2nd_filt_p, whole genome shotgun sequence genomic DNA carries:
- the LOC120110870 gene encoding uncharacterized protein LOC120110870 isoform X2: MENNGIISHSVETQLSSGPTTINKDGNFAEENGSNGSFINQDWNEIRREWVGDLSKKSHRPPREPIMSWCITYDDLLSINQPFPQPIPLSEMVDFLVDIWHEEGLYD, encoded by the exons ATGGAGAATAACGGTATCATATCTCACTCTGTTGAGACACAACTATCTTCTGGTCCAACTACTATCAATAAAGATGGAAACTTTGCAGAGGAAAATGGCAGCAATGGTTCATTTATCAACCAAG ATTGGAACGAGATAAGAAGAGAATGGGTTGGTGATCTATCAAAGAAATCTCATAGACCACCAAGAGAACCAATAATGAG CTGGTGCATAACTTATGATGATCTACTTTCAATCAATCAACCTTTCCCACAACCAATCCCTTTATCT GAGATGGTAGATTTTTTAGTTGAcatttggcatgaagaagggctTTATGATTAG
- the LOC120110870 gene encoding uncharacterized protein LOC120110870 isoform X1, with amino-acid sequence MENNGIISHSVETQLSSGPTTINKDGNFAEENGSNGSFINQAAIDWNEIRREWVGDLSKKSHRPPREPIMSWCITYDDLLSINQPFPQPIPLSEMVDFLVDIWHEEGLYD; translated from the exons ATGGAGAATAACGGTATCATATCTCACTCTGTTGAGACACAACTATCTTCTGGTCCAACTACTATCAATAAAGATGGAAACTTTGCAGAGGAAAATGGCAGCAATGGTTCATTTATCAACCAAG CTGCTATAGATTGGAACGAGATAAGAAGAGAATGGGTTGGTGATCTATCAAAGAAATCTCATAGACCACCAAGAGAACCAATAATGAG CTGGTGCATAACTTATGATGATCTACTTTCAATCAATCAACCTTTCCCACAACCAATCCCTTTATCT GAGATGGTAGATTTTTTAGTTGAcatttggcatgaagaagggctTTATGATTAG